In Lepisosteus oculatus isolate fLepOcu1 chromosome 15, fLepOcu1.hap2, whole genome shotgun sequence, one genomic interval encodes:
- the lacc1 gene encoding purine nucleoside phosphorylase LACC1 isoform X1 yields MVGAVIIDLFHDHCLQYKDCIEKRLKRASVLIGTPGPEKNKHVYLLPNQNKPSSPDHSCKTSVDGLLENFSSLEEGAQIVSHPCLAASLYSVKQAIDDRNLSSILIITSLQRKAAWQAYLDLLFTAAYVLEYDVACDESHCSVGDPIATCGPETPLTARQLKHVGDEVSAFLRQLPGLKGDITILRSSLISGDFFLHGFTTRTGGISYIDTLSSLNLYCNPRRRDPKVVVAENLRRLASQAGFEQERFHLLKVNHANDVWVMGRSEPPSYDGIVTNQAGVVIAAPGADCIPLLFTDPVKKAIGVAHSGWRGTLMGIAMATVNAMVSEYGSDVRNIVVIVGPSVGSCCFTLDQESAQAFQAIHPDCVKDRGSARPFIDIRLATRVLLERGGVLPHNIQDNTVSESRENLTLCTSCHPDKFFSHVRDGNNFGTQIGFLSIKE; encoded by the exons ATGGTTGGGGCGGTGATTATTGATCTTTTCCACGATCATTGTCTTCAGTATAAAGACTGCATAGAGAAGCGTCTCAAAAGGGCATCAGTACTGATCGGAACCCCAGGCCccgaaaaaaataaacatgtatatCTGCTGCCGAACCAAAATAAACCATCGTCTCCAGATCACAGCTGTAAAACCTCCGTCGACGGATTATTGGAGAACTTCAGCAGCCTTGAGGAAGGTGCTCAGATTGTCAGTCACCCATGTCTGGCAGCCTCCTTGTACTCCGTTAAGCAAGCTATAGATGACCGTAACCTCAGTAGCATTCTAATAATCACATCCCTGCAGAGAAAAGCAGCATGGCAAGCCTATCTGGATCTCCTGTTTACAGCAGCCTACGTCTTGGAATACGACGTTGCATGTGATGAATCTCATTGTTCAGTCGGTGATCCCATTGCAACCTGTGGGCCTGAGACTCCCCTCACCGCCAGGCAGCTGAAACACGTCGGAGATGAGGTCAGCGCCTTTCTCAGGCAGTTACCTGGCCTGAAAGGTGACATTACCATCCTGCGGTCTTCGCTGATCtcag GAGACTTTTTCCTACATGGCTTCACCACAAGGACGGGTGGGATTTCATACATAGACACCCTGAGCTCTCTTAACCTCTACTGCAATCCTAGACGCAGAGATCCCAAAGTGGTGGTCGCTGAAAACCTGCGTCGCCTAGCCTCTCAGGCCGGATTTGAGCAGGAGAGGTTCCATTTGTTAAAG GTGAATCACGCCAATGATGTGTGGGTGATGGGAAGGAGTGAGCCACCAAGCTATGATGGGATCGTGACCAATCAGGCAGGGGTGGTCATTGCAGCCCCAGGAGCGGACTGTATACCCCTGCTCTTCACCGACCCTGTTAAAAAGGCTATAGGAGTGGCCCATTCAG GGTGGAGAGGTACCCTAATGGGCATTGCAATGGCTACAGTCAATGCTATGGTCTCTGAGTATGGCAGTGATGTCAGAAACATTGTGGTCATTGTTGGCCCTTCAGTCGGATCTTGCTGTTTCACACTGGATCAGGAATCGGCTCAGGCGTTCCAAGCTATCCACCCGGACTGTGTCAAGGATAGGGGCTCGGCTAGACCCTTTATTGACATCCGGTTAGCCACGAG GGTTCTTCTAGAGCGCGGTGGAGTCCTACCTCACAATATCCAAGACAACACTGTGTCCGAAAGCAGAGAGAACCTGACCCTGTGTACGTCTTGTCACCCCGACAAGTTTTTCTCTCACGTTCGCGATGGAAACAACTTTGGGACGCAGATTGGGTTTTTATCGATTAAGGAGTAA
- the lacc1 gene encoding purine nucleoside phosphorylase LACC1 isoform X2, which produces MVGAVIIDLFHDHCLQYKDCIEKRLKRASVLIGTPGPEKNKHVYLLPNQNKPSSPDHSCKTSVDGLLENFSSLEEGAQIVSHPCLAASLYSVKQAIDDRNLSSILIITSLQRKAAWQAYLDLLFTAAYVLEYDVACDESHCSVGDPIATCGPETPLTARQLKHVGDEVSAFLRQLPGLKGDITILRSSLISGDFFLHGFTTRTGGISYIDTLSSLNLYCNPRRRDPKVVVAENLRRLASQAGFEQERFHLLKVNHANDVWVMGRSEPPSYDGIVTNQAGVVIAAPGADCIPLLFTDPVKKAIGVAHSGWRGTLMGIAMATVNAMVSEYGSDVRNIVVIVGPSVGSCCFTLDQESAQAFQAIHPDCVKDRGSARPFIDIRLATR; this is translated from the exons ATGGTTGGGGCGGTGATTATTGATCTTTTCCACGATCATTGTCTTCAGTATAAAGACTGCATAGAGAAGCGTCTCAAAAGGGCATCAGTACTGATCGGAACCCCAGGCCccgaaaaaaataaacatgtatatCTGCTGCCGAACCAAAATAAACCATCGTCTCCAGATCACAGCTGTAAAACCTCCGTCGACGGATTATTGGAGAACTTCAGCAGCCTTGAGGAAGGTGCTCAGATTGTCAGTCACCCATGTCTGGCAGCCTCCTTGTACTCCGTTAAGCAAGCTATAGATGACCGTAACCTCAGTAGCATTCTAATAATCACATCCCTGCAGAGAAAAGCAGCATGGCAAGCCTATCTGGATCTCCTGTTTACAGCAGCCTACGTCTTGGAATACGACGTTGCATGTGATGAATCTCATTGTTCAGTCGGTGATCCCATTGCAACCTGTGGGCCTGAGACTCCCCTCACCGCCAGGCAGCTGAAACACGTCGGAGATGAGGTCAGCGCCTTTCTCAGGCAGTTACCTGGCCTGAAAGGTGACATTACCATCCTGCGGTCTTCGCTGATCtcag GAGACTTTTTCCTACATGGCTTCACCACAAGGACGGGTGGGATTTCATACATAGACACCCTGAGCTCTCTTAACCTCTACTGCAATCCTAGACGCAGAGATCCCAAAGTGGTGGTCGCTGAAAACCTGCGTCGCCTAGCCTCTCAGGCCGGATTTGAGCAGGAGAGGTTCCATTTGTTAAAG GTGAATCACGCCAATGATGTGTGGGTGATGGGAAGGAGTGAGCCACCAAGCTATGATGGGATCGTGACCAATCAGGCAGGGGTGGTCATTGCAGCCCCAGGAGCGGACTGTATACCCCTGCTCTTCACCGACCCTGTTAAAAAGGCTATAGGAGTGGCCCATTCAG GGTGGAGAGGTACCCTAATGGGCATTGCAATGGCTACAGTCAATGCTATGGTCTCTGAGTATGGCAGTGATGTCAGAAACATTGTGGTCATTGTTGGCCCTTCAGTCGGATCTTGCTGTTTCACACTGGATCAGGAATCGGCTCAGGCGTTCCAAGCTATCCACCCGGACTGTGTCAAGGATAGGGGCTCGGCTAGACCCTTTATTGACATCCGGTTAGCCACGAGGTAA
- the LOC102696475 gene encoding coiled-coil domain-containing protein 122 isoform X1 → MTTKNSEYKQDQKQIKSLEELPGSPLKDAVEKVSQHEEKQTNEINEHRKFLALFKIQVSELEVKSESVSLELHTAEMENLRLVHEMAALQKQSECEKAQSRALYKENVELRLQIEQEEENFQLLLAGYNTYRNKMAAHRDVVSRREGRAAAQKKRCEKADSVRKLKVKMEELRTDLQRPDGTVIRQAQREIDDIKVQISKMRDAFRDKTALLLKEQDIHAQLKMDIEIENRRCEAILKRLHCQLKKAQSDKRQMNADILQMKKKAEDLRKCLPATD, encoded by the exons ATGACGACAAAAAACAGTGAATATAAACAGGACCAGAAACAAATAAAGTCTCTGGAAG AACTACCAGGCTCCCCGCTGAAGGATGCAGTTGAAAAGGTGTCTCAACATGAGGAAAAGCAAACTAATGAAATCAATGAACACAGGAAGTTTTTGGCTCTCTTCAAG attcAAGTTTCAGAACTAGAGGTGAAGAGCGAGTCAGTTTCACTTGAGCTGCACACGGCCGAGATGGAAAACCTCAGGCTGGTCCACGAAATGGCAGCGTTGCAGAAGCAGTCCGAGTGCGAGAAAGCCCAGTCCCGAGCTCTCTACAAGGAGAACGTGGAGCTACGGCTCCAGATCGAGCAGGAAGAGGAAAACTTCCAGCTGCTGCTGGCGGGGTACAACACTTACCGGAATAAAATGGCAGCTCACAGGGATGTGGTCTCTCGCAGGGAGGGGAGAGCCGCGGCACAGAAGAAACGCTGCGAGAAGGCCGACTCGGTTAGGaagcttaaagtgaaaatggAGGAGCTGAGAACTGACCTCCAAAGACCAGACGGAACTGTAATCCGGCAAGCACAG AGGGAAATTGATGACATAAAGGTACAGATTTCTAAGATGAGGGATGCTTTCCGCGACAAGACTGCACTGTTGTTGAAAGAACAGGATATTCATGCACAGCTAAAAATGGATATTGAG ATTGAAAACAGGAGGTGTGAAGCAATTCTTAAGCGTCTCCATTGTCAGTTGAAGAAAGCCCAGTCTGACAAAAGGCAAATGAACGCAGATATACTTCAGATGAAGAAAAAAGCAGAAGATCTCAGAAAATGTCTTCCAGCAACAGATTGA
- the LOC102696475 gene encoding coiled-coil domain-containing protein 122 isoform X2 → MTTKNSEYKQDQKQIKSLEELPGSPLKDAVEKVSQHEEKQTNEINEHRKFLALFKIQVSELEVKSESVSLELHTAEMENLRLVHEMAALQKQSECEKAQSRALYKENVELRLQIEQEEENFQLLLAGYNTYRNKMAAHRDVVSRREGRAAAQKKRCEKADSVRKLKVKMEELRTDLQRPDGTVIRQAQIENRRCEAILKRLHCQLKKAQSDKRQMNADILQMKKKAEDLRKCLPATD, encoded by the exons ATGACGACAAAAAACAGTGAATATAAACAGGACCAGAAACAAATAAAGTCTCTGGAAG AACTACCAGGCTCCCCGCTGAAGGATGCAGTTGAAAAGGTGTCTCAACATGAGGAAAAGCAAACTAATGAAATCAATGAACACAGGAAGTTTTTGGCTCTCTTCAAG attcAAGTTTCAGAACTAGAGGTGAAGAGCGAGTCAGTTTCACTTGAGCTGCACACGGCCGAGATGGAAAACCTCAGGCTGGTCCACGAAATGGCAGCGTTGCAGAAGCAGTCCGAGTGCGAGAAAGCCCAGTCCCGAGCTCTCTACAAGGAGAACGTGGAGCTACGGCTCCAGATCGAGCAGGAAGAGGAAAACTTCCAGCTGCTGCTGGCGGGGTACAACACTTACCGGAATAAAATGGCAGCTCACAGGGATGTGGTCTCTCGCAGGGAGGGGAGAGCCGCGGCACAGAAGAAACGCTGCGAGAAGGCCGACTCGGTTAGGaagcttaaagtgaaaatggAGGAGCTGAGAACTGACCTCCAAAGACCAGACGGAACTGTAATCCGGCAAGCACAG ATTGAAAACAGGAGGTGTGAAGCAATTCTTAAGCGTCTCCATTGTCAGTTGAAGAAAGCCCAGTCTGACAAAAGGCAAATGAACGCAGATATACTTCAGATGAAGAAAAAAGCAGAAGATCTCAGAAAATGTCTTCCAGCAACAGATTGA